A genomic segment from Spinacia oleracea cultivar Varoflay chromosome 3, BTI_SOV_V1, whole genome shotgun sequence encodes:
- the LOC110801826 gene encoding protein decapping 5 isoform X1 has translation MAAEASKATSSADSYIGSLISLTSKSEIRYEGILYSINTEESSIGLRNVRSFGTEGRKKDGPQVSPSDKVYEYILFRGTDIKDLQVNSSPPVQPVASTSSIDSDPAIIQSHYPRPTVTPANVPPAASAPLADAISHGLQLGHPGSSFPSAMPLYQPGGNLGSWAPSPPPGANGGVLAMPMYWPGFYGSPNGLPHLPQQTLLRPPHGLVMPPSLQQPMQYSGFNPILPTGASNLTGPKFPEIPPSLVMSSNASTNLTSTSLPQLNLPPVPSSSVASETSSGSAVYKAPNSGLLSTPSFPSISPLKISSPDASTITTVVSNKVNAISSSSLPNLSLSQTPSSIINAPSSSQTETAKPSLVTPNQLVQFGQLPISSSPSSQLANQDVEVVKVSSASSSDAKAETVKEAQPPILPLPPPASRAFHKPNGGQFHPRHNYNYRGRERGRGSGSSRQVTRFTEDFDFTAMNEKFKKDEVWGHLGKSNKSHTKDKNVNGGDGSEEEGEENLPQNDVKLVYNKDDFFDTLSCNTLDHDSQNGRIRFSEQVKIDTETFGDFVRYRGGRGGRGPNRGGRGSYNGRGYGYSGRGYGYPGRGRGRGMSSRDS, from the exons ATGGCGGCCGAAGCTTCGAAGGCGACTTCATCCGCCGATTCTTACATCGGCAGTTTGATTAGTTTGACATCTAAGAGTGAGATCAGATACGAAGGCATTCTCTACAGCATTAACACTGAAGAATCCAGTATTGGTCTTCGAAACG TCAGATCATTTGGAACAGAAGGACGGAAGAAAGATGGTCCACAAGTATCCCCAAGTGATAAAGTTTATGAATATATACTCTTCCGCGGCACTGACATTAAG GATTTGCAGGTGAATTCATCTCCTCCTGTTCAGCCAGTTGCATCAACATCTTCAATTGACAGCGATCCTGCTATCATTCAG TCTCATTATCCTCGTCCGACTGTAACACCAGCGAATGTGCCACCAGCTGCCAGTGCACCATTAGCTGATGCTATTTCTCATGGACTACAGCTTGGACACCCTGGCTCGAGTTTTCCAAGTGCTATGCCTTTGTACCAACCAGGTGGAAATTTAGGGTCATGGGCGCCTTCACCTCCTCCAGGCGCAAATGGGGGTGTACTTGCAATGCCTATGTATTGGCCTGGTTTTTATGGCTCTCCCAATGGGCTTCCTCATTTGCCTCAGCAGACATTGCTCCGACCACCCCATGGACTTGTTATGCCACCTTCCCTGCAGCAACCAATGCAATATTCTGGGTTCAATCCGATTTTACCAACAGGAGCTTCAAACTTGACTGGCCCGAAATTTCCTGAGATTCCCCCTAGTTTGGTTATGTCAAGCAACGCTTCTACTAATTTAACATCAACATCTTTGCCGCAATTGAATTTGCCTCCTGTGCCATCCAGCAGTGTAGCATCTGAAACATCATCAGGTTCTGCAGTATATAAGGCTCCCAATTCTGGACTTCTTTCAACACCTAGCTTCCCGTCAATATCTCCACTGAAAATCTCTTCTCCAGATGCTAGTACCATTACAACTGTTGTCTCTAACAAGGTCAATGCTATTTCTAGTTCAAGCTTGCCAAACCTAAGCCTTTCTCAAACACCATCGTCTATTATAAATGCTCCCAGTTCAAGCCAGACAGAAACTGCAAAACCATCTCTGGTCACACCTAATCAACTTGTGCAGTTTGGACAACTACCAATTTCTTCATCTCCATCTTCACAACTTGCTAACCAAGATGTGGAAGTTGTTAAAGTGTCCTCAGCATCATCGTCAGATGCAAAAGCAGAAACAGTAAAGGAAGCACAACCACCAATATTGCCACTGCCTCCTCCTGCATCAAGGGCTTTCCACAAG CCCAATGGTGGTCAGTTCCATCCACGTCATAACTACAACTATCGGGGACGtgaaagaggaagaggaagtggg AGCTCACGTCAAGTGACAAGGTTTACTGAGGACTTTGATTTCACGGCCATGaatgaaaagttcaaaaaggaCGAAGTATGGGGTCATCTTGGTAAGAGTAACAAGTCCCATACCAAAGACAAAAATGTTAATGGTGGGGATGGCTCTGAAGAAGAAGGTGAAGAGAATTTGCCACAAAATGATGTAAAG CTTGtttataataaggatgacttttTTGATACCCTCTCCTGCAACACTCTTGACCATGACTCACAAAATGGGAGGATAAGATTCTCTGAGCAGGTGAAGATAGATACAGAG ACATTTGGTGATTTTGTGAGATATCGAGGTGGGCGTGGTGGTCGGGGGCCGAATCGTGGTGGACGTGGTTCTTATAATGGAAGGGGATATGGCTACTCTGGAAGGGGGTATGGCTACCCTGGAAGGGGGCGAGGGCGTGGTATGTCTAGCCGGGATTCCTAA
- the LOC110801826 gene encoding protein decapping 5 isoform X2: MAAEASKATSSADSYIGSLISLTSKSEIRYEGILYSINTEESSIGLRNVRSFGTEGRKKDGPQVSPSDKVYEYILFRGTDIKDLQVNSSPPVQPVASTSSIDSDPAIIQSHYPRPTVTPANVPPAASAPLADAISHGLQLGHPGSSFPSAMPLYQPGGNLGSWAPSPPPGANGGVLAMPMYWPGFYGSPNGLPHLPQQTLLRPPHGLVMPPSLQQPMQYSGFNPILPTGASNLTGPKFPEIPPSLVMSSNASTNLTSTSLPQLNLPPVPSSSVASETSSGSAVYKAPNSGLLSTPSFPSISPLKISSPDASTITTVVSNKVNAISSSSLPNLSLSQTPSSIINAPSSSQTETAKPSLVTPNQLVQFGQLPISSSPSSQLANQDVEVVKVSSASSSDAKAETVKEAQPPILPLPPPASRAFHKPNGGQFHPRHNYNYRGRERGRGSGMLYPGWVYYSTFRIFSVTCISIAGSFGYEFLDSSSSIYSQLTSSDKVY, encoded by the exons ATGGCGGCCGAAGCTTCGAAGGCGACTTCATCCGCCGATTCTTACATCGGCAGTTTGATTAGTTTGACATCTAAGAGTGAGATCAGATACGAAGGCATTCTCTACAGCATTAACACTGAAGAATCCAGTATTGGTCTTCGAAACG TCAGATCATTTGGAACAGAAGGACGGAAGAAAGATGGTCCACAAGTATCCCCAAGTGATAAAGTTTATGAATATATACTCTTCCGCGGCACTGACATTAAG GATTTGCAGGTGAATTCATCTCCTCCTGTTCAGCCAGTTGCATCAACATCTTCAATTGACAGCGATCCTGCTATCATTCAG TCTCATTATCCTCGTCCGACTGTAACACCAGCGAATGTGCCACCAGCTGCCAGTGCACCATTAGCTGATGCTATTTCTCATGGACTACAGCTTGGACACCCTGGCTCGAGTTTTCCAAGTGCTATGCCTTTGTACCAACCAGGTGGAAATTTAGGGTCATGGGCGCCTTCACCTCCTCCAGGCGCAAATGGGGGTGTACTTGCAATGCCTATGTATTGGCCTGGTTTTTATGGCTCTCCCAATGGGCTTCCTCATTTGCCTCAGCAGACATTGCTCCGACCACCCCATGGACTTGTTATGCCACCTTCCCTGCAGCAACCAATGCAATATTCTGGGTTCAATCCGATTTTACCAACAGGAGCTTCAAACTTGACTGGCCCGAAATTTCCTGAGATTCCCCCTAGTTTGGTTATGTCAAGCAACGCTTCTACTAATTTAACATCAACATCTTTGCCGCAATTGAATTTGCCTCCTGTGCCATCCAGCAGTGTAGCATCTGAAACATCATCAGGTTCTGCAGTATATAAGGCTCCCAATTCTGGACTTCTTTCAACACCTAGCTTCCCGTCAATATCTCCACTGAAAATCTCTTCTCCAGATGCTAGTACCATTACAACTGTTGTCTCTAACAAGGTCAATGCTATTTCTAGTTCAAGCTTGCCAAACCTAAGCCTTTCTCAAACACCATCGTCTATTATAAATGCTCCCAGTTCAAGCCAGACAGAAACTGCAAAACCATCTCTGGTCACACCTAATCAACTTGTGCAGTTTGGACAACTACCAATTTCTTCATCTCCATCTTCACAACTTGCTAACCAAGATGTGGAAGTTGTTAAAGTGTCCTCAGCATCATCGTCAGATGCAAAAGCAGAAACAGTAAAGGAAGCACAACCACCAATATTGCCACTGCCTCCTCCTGCATCAAGGGCTTTCCACAAG CCCAATGGTGGTCAGTTCCATCCACGTCATAACTACAACTATCGGGGACGtgaaagaggaagaggaagtggg ATGTTGTATCCTGGATGGGTATACTATAGCACTTTCAGAATATTCAGCGTGACCTGCATTTCTATAGCTGGCTCCTTTGGTTATGAATTCTTGGATAGTAGCAGCTCCATTTACTCTC AGCTCACGTCAAGTGACAAGGTTTACTGA